AGCCCCTGCCTGTAGCAGGTATACGATGTTTTATGGCACAATGAATAAAATCCCATACAATCAAAAAATACGCTACAAAACCGGTTTTTTCAATTACTTCCAATTCATAATTCAGACGTTCAAGGATATGAGGATGAAGAGATCCATACTTTTTTACGGCGCCCTCCTCGCAGAGCTTTCTCAAATACACGCTATTTGTCATGCCCTGAGGAGGTGTAAACCTTGGTAAACGTAATTTTCCGAAAGTCATTTCGACAGTACAGCGGTCCGCTATTTTTACCGTATTTTCAATGGCCTCCGGTAAGTGGGGAAAAATGGCATGCATTTCGTGGGCATTTTTAAAATAAAATTCATCCGTGTCAAAACGTAATCTTTTGGTATCCGTTAAGAGCTTTCCGGTATTAATACACAGGAGCGCATCGTGGGCAATTGCATCGTCCCTATCCATGTAATGAACATCATTTGTGGCAACAAGGGGTATCTGGAGTTTTTTCCCTATTTCTGCTGCATGAGATACTAACCGTTCTTGCTGCTTCATCTTGTTGTTTTGAATCTCCAGGTAAAAATGATCAGGGCCAAATATTTCCCTGTATTCTTTTGCCAGATTTACTGCATCTTCAAAACTATTATTCAGTAGGCTTCGATTGATTTCTGATGCCATACATCCACTAAGACAAATTAATCCTTTGGAATGTTTCCTCAGGAGGTCTTTGTCTATTCGCGGTTTATAATAAAAACCCTCCAGATAAGCTGACGTTGTGAGTTTCAAAAGATTTTGATATCCTTCATTGTTTTCTGCAAGGAGGGTAATGTGGCCAAGCGCTTCTTTTCCATTTTTGGATTCTTTGTCAAGACGGCTGCCACGTGTCACGTATGCCTCGAAACCCATGACAGGTTTTATCCCCTTCGATTTTGCCTGTTCATAAAAATCTATAGCGCCATACATGTTCCCATGGTCTGTCAAGGCAACGGCAGGCATCCCGTTTTGAACTGCTTTGTCTATGAGGTCATTAATTCTGCAGGTGCCATCTAAAAGACTATACTCACTATGTACGTGAAGGTGAACAAAGTTGCTTTTGCTCATAATCTAAACCATCTAATTACTTGATGTCGTTTCGAGATAAGGTACTTGATTGCTGTACAGGTGCGACAGTGCCATCTACTGAAAAAGCCCGTGTACAATATTGAAGTACGGTAGTTTTATCATATAGTTTGCAGAATTTCTTTTTCCGATACAATGCACCACATTATACCATATGTTGTGATGTTTTAGAAATGCGAACACAACGTATTGATTAAAATCCAATCTTTGCTTCCCGTTTGCATATTATTGTAATATATTTCACGGAAAATCAAGCATAAATTGATAACAATTTTACTTGAAACTTTATGTGTCTTTTGCTATTATTCCCTCACTTGTACATTTTCCATTTTTTACTTCTGCACAATAATACTTAAAAATCGAGTACTGTAATATAGAGGGAGGCATCGATGTCAAGTTGTAATATCACAAAAACAAAAGCTATTATGGTTGTTTTGGTGGGTCTTTTTGGACTGCTGTGTGTTGGTTTTGCAGTATCGGTTACTGAAAAATACCAGCTGCAAAAGGAGAGGGTTCACGGCCTCGAAAGACAATTGCGAGCAGGCCGTTCGGAAGTGTTGAAAATACCTGCTTTAATGCAGAACCTTGGCGAAGTCAAATCTCTGCAGAAGGAAACAGAGGAAAAATTTACAGAATGTGCTGAAGAAAAAGGGGAATTAGCAGAGCAGCTCTCCGAGTTACAGGTAGAAGTCGATTCTTTTGGTGCGGTAAAAGCTGCTGTAGGGGTTCAAATCGGAGGGTTGGAGACTGTTATTCAAGAACAACAGGAAAAGATTGTCGAAGCCGAGGAAAGCTGCAATGCATTGGCAGAACAGATAAGTGTGCTTGAAGAAGAAAAAGCAATTGCCGCAGAAAAGCTTGGGTTACAACTGGAAGATATGAAGAGAGGTCAGGAAGAGGTAAAAAATCAACTTATCTATTACACTGAGGCAAAGAAGGTGGCGGATAAGGAACTGGAGGAAAAACAAAAGGCAATAGAAGCTCTTAAGAGTGAATTGGCCGCATTGAAGGAGAAAGCCGAAGAAAAAAGTTCCAATAATGTGCTACCTGATTTTTCTAAAGCAACAGAGAGTAGCGCAAGCGGCACTGTCTCACAGACTTGGGATTTAGGGGCAACTGCTGAAGAATTGGATAAAACCTTTACCTTATTGCGTCAAAGGGTTACTTCTCCGAACATGTCTCTTGCTGAGGTGAGCATATTGCTTTCCAGGGCAGAAAAGGCACTGAAAGAGCTCAAGTAAAAAAAGGTTTGGTGAATAAAGTATTTTAAAAAGGGTGGTTAAAAAAACCACCCTTTTTTTATTTCTGAGAGTGCGGGAATTCCAAAATAAAATCACATATTTCCAAAGACAGACAATCAACTCTCTAAGAATTTTTCAAAACGGTCCATTCCTTTTTCGATATTTTCAACAGATGTTGCATAGGAAATCCTTATATAGTCATCCGAACCAAAAGGCGCGCCTGGAACAAATGCGATATTGGCCTTTTCAAGCAACAATGTTACTAATTCGAAAGAATTTGTTACCGTTTGCTTTTCGAGCTGCTTTCCATAAAGATCCGATACCTTTGGGAATACATAAAATGCCCCCTGTGGCGTCAAGCATGATATTCCTTTTATTTTGTTAAGTCGTTCGACAATATATTTCCGACGCCTGTCAAATGCGCCTCTCATTTCTTCAACGGAATTCTGCGGTCCTTTGAGTGCTTCCGTGCCGGCCTTTTGTGTAATGGAGTTTGCGCCTGAAGTGGTATGATCCTGAATCTTCGTTGCTGCCTTGATAAGCTCTTCTGGGCCTGCTGCATAGCCAAGGCGCCAGCCGGTCATTGAATATGCCTTTGAAAACCCGTTTACTGTTATAACCCTCTTATAGCACTCATCATTTGTTGAAGCGGGACTAAAATGCGTTGCATCGTCAAACAATATCTTTTCATAAATTTCATCAGAAATAATGAAGAGCCCTTTCGCAACAACAAAATTTGTGATCTCCCGTAATTCTTTCTCTGAATAAATCATGCCTGTAGGATTCGAGGGGCTGTTCATAATGAGTATTTTAGATTTTGAGGTGAGCGCCTTTTTCAGAGACTCGATAGTAATCTTAAAACCTTCTTTGTCTGTAGTTTTAAGAAATACCGGGGTTGCTCCTGACATCACTACCATTTCCGGATAACTAACCCAGTAGGGAGCAGGAATAATCACTTCGTCTCCCTTTTCACATAAAGCAAGAATTATGTTAGCAATAGCCTGTTTTGCTCCTGCAGACACAATAATTTGCGAGGGATTGTATCGCAATGTATTGTCTTTGTAAAGTTTTTCGCAAATTGCCATTTTCAGCTCGGTTGTGCCTGCCGTAGGGGTATATTTCGTAAACCCTTCTTTAATGGCTGTTATTGCGGCATTTTTAATGTTTTCCGGAGTATCAAAATCCGGTTCGCCTGCGCCGAAACCGATAACATCTACACCATTGTCCTTTAGTTGTTTTGCTTTCGCGGTGATGGCAAGTGTCGCCGAAGCCTGTACCTCCCGCGCAACTCTAGATAGTTCCATTTATAGACATCTCCTCTTCTTAATTCCTTTTTCATTTGCATCTCACTGTTACAATAAAACCAAATATCACTGTATATTCTGTCTGTGTATAGTGCCCCGTATTATTTTACGTTCGGAGGTATTTATTTTCATCTAGAGTATCACAAAAAATTTTTCCTGGATTCAAAATCCCCTTGGGATCCAGTAGCTTTTTAATGTCTTTCATTATTTGTAATTCCTGTGGTGGTATTTCCATGGATAAATATTTTGCTTTTACGTTTCCGATGCCGTGTTCTCCTGAAATTGTGCCCTCAAGTTCAACTGCGTTACGCAGGATTTCTTCTATCATTTCTTCCGCTAACTTTTGTTGCGTATCTCCTTTCTTGTACAGAACATTAACATGAATATTACCATCTCCTATATGGCCAAAGGAGGCCACTTTTAAAGAGGTATAACGACTTTGAATATCCGTTATTCTTTCCAACATTTCCAATAGAGATTCCCGTGGAACACAAATGTCTTCATTGATTCTCAATGGGGCAATGGTATAAAGCGCGGGTGATATTGCTCTACGGATGTCCCAAAGCATGGTTCGTTCCCGGGAATCCTTTGCGGAAAGGACCGTAACAGCGCGATTTTCACGAACTATTCTCTCCACAGAAGAGGCTTCAATGCCAACACTTGCCGCATTTCCATCGATGTCTATGAGCAGAACGGCGCCCACCTCTTCAGGTATTTGAATTTGCTGATTGTACCCCTTAACACAGTCGATACTGGATTTATCCATGAATTCCAGTGCCCGTGGCAGGATGTTATTCGCTATAATTCTACTGGCGGATGTTATTGCGTCCCGAGCCGTAGCAAAATAAATCAAAAGTGTTTCTGTTTTTTCCGGAAGAGGAAGCAGCTTTACCGTTATTTTTGTAAAAACACCGAGGGTTCCTTCTGAGCCAATAAACAACCGTGTTAGGTCGTAACCCGTAACGCTTTTCAAAGTCTTACGACCGGTATGGATTATGTCCCCATTGGCAAGAACAACTTCCAGGGATAAAATGTAATCCCTTGTAACACCATATTTCAAGCCCGTAATGCCGCCGGAACATTCCGCCACGTTTCCGCCGATCGTGCAAAAGGCGACGCTTGCAGGGTCTGGCGGATAAAAGAGTTTATACTTAGCTACCTCGTTTTGTAAAACTTCGGTGACAACACCAGGTTCCACAGTCGCAGTAAGATTTTCAGGAATAATCTCCAAAATCTGATTCATTTGGGTAAAATCCAGGGTGATTCCGCCTTTTACAGGAACAGATCCTCCGGTAAGTCCTGAACCTGCGCCACGCGGGCAAACCGGAATGGCATGTGAATAAGCAAACTGCAAAATATCTGAGACGTGCTTTGTTGTCCTGGGTCGTGTTACAACTTCCGGTTTGTGTTTCTGTTTCGAGCCGTCATATGCATAACAGACGCGTTCTTCGAGTTCGCTGAGAACATTTTCCTTTCCAATGAGACGGCGGAGCGTCTCAATAAATTCTCCCTGTTTTTCTCCTGAAAAAATGGTTTTGTGCATGTAAAAATAAGGCGTTCTTTTTTGCCTTCCAGTGTGATATTCGAATCGTAGCGCTTTTTACGGTTCGCGTACTTTATTATATCTGAAAGCAGAAGTCAAATATTTCGTCCGGGGAAATGTCTTGTTATTCTCTGAGTGTGGGGTTTCCCGTGTTTTATTTTCCACTACCGAACAAAACAACTTGTACTGTTTTTAGCAACACGACAAGGTCCAGAAGGAAAGACATATTCTTAATGTAATAGAGATCATATTGCAGTTTTTCTTCTGTCTGTTCAAAAGAGTTTGCATAAGAATACTTTACTTGTGCCCATCCTGTTAATCCTGGTTTGACGGCTAACCGTTGGGAATAAAAAGGTATTTTTTTTTCGTATTCCTTTATAAAAAAGCGCCTTTCCGGGCGAGGACCTATTAAGCTCATATCTCCCTTGACCACATTTAATAACTGGGGAATTTCATCCATTCTATATTTTCGTAAAAGTCGTCCTAGTTTTGTAATTCTGGAATCATTTTCTGTCGCATGGGTTATGCCTGTTTCTGATTCCGCATTTTCTACCATAGTGCGGAATTTTACTATGGTAAAGCGGGTGGCATCTTTTCCGACACGTTTCTGTGTATAAAAAACCTTGCCGCGAGAATCTCTCTTTATCAGAATAGCTATGATTACAAAGAGAGGGATCAGCAATACAATGAGAACTATGGCAATAATGCGTTCAATAACCGGTTTGACTAATTTGCCATATAATTTTGGTTTGCTGATAACGACATGCAGCATCCACATATCATTAATATGCTTAAACGGTATTTTCCCGGTAAGTTGTTCATAGATTGTCGGCATGTCCACTATCTCTATACCATTCCAGGAGCAATTGATTAATGACTTTATCAATTCAGCATGTTTTTCATGGGTAATAGCAGAAATAACAAGATGTATGTCCTGAGATGGAATAATAGTGTTTAAAATGTGTCTGTCGCCAAGCACGGGAATTCCTGCAACGGTTTTGCCTTGTTTTAAGGGATCATCATCCAGAAAACCGACCACGTTTAATCCGGCGTTTTTAGATTTTTTAATCTCCTTTGCTATTGTTTTTCCGGCCCAGCCGGCGCCAATAATCAGTGTCTTTCTCTTGAAAATAGGCTGGGCCATCAGATGACTGTAGAGAATTCTCCATCCAATAAGAGAAAATGTTATGAGGATTCCATTTATTATGAAGACGCCTCTTCCAATTCTCAGTGTCCAGAACAGATAGAACATAACAACAGAAATGATAAAAGCGCAGGCACACAAGAAAATTATGGATAGAATATTGCCGATAGATTTAAAGTCCTTGCCGGTGCGGTATTGTTCTCCAATGAAAAAAGTGGTAAGGAAGATTACTCCTGTGAGTAAAAAAGATATGGTATTGCTTTTTAAGTAATCCAACCCTTGAACAG
The Candidatus Brocadiaceae bacterium DNA segment above includes these coding regions:
- a CDS encoding pyridoxal phosphate-dependent aminotransferase; amino-acid sequence: MELSRVAREVQASATLAITAKAKQLKDNGVDVIGFGAGEPDFDTPENIKNAAITAIKEGFTKYTPTAGTTELKMAICEKLYKDNTLRYNPSQIIVSAGAKQAIANIILALCEKGDEVIIPAPYWVSYPEMVVMSGATPVFLKTTDKEGFKITIESLKKALTSKSKILIMNSPSNPTGMIYSEKELREITNFVVAKGLFIISDEIYEKILFDDATHFSPASTNDECYKRVITVNGFSKAYSMTGWRLGYAAGPEELIKAATKIQDHTTSGANSITQKAGTEALKGPQNSVEEMRGAFDRRRKYIVERLNKIKGISCLTPQGAFYVFPKVSDLYGKQLEKQTVTNSFELVTLLLEKANIAFVPGAPFGSDDYIRISYATSVENIEKGMDRFEKFLES
- a CDS encoding sugar transferase codes for the protein MILNYLVSKRQFILILGDLCVVNGSTLLSAFIRLGSVQGLDYLKSNTISFLLTGVIFLTTFFIGEQYRTGKDFKSIGNILSIIFLCACAFIISVVMFYLFWTLRIGRGVFIINGILITFSLIGWRILYSHLMAQPIFKRKTLIIGAGWAGKTIAKEIKKSKNAGLNVVGFLDDDPLKQGKTVAGIPVLGDRHILNTIIPSQDIHLVISAITHEKHAELIKSLINCSWNGIEIVDMPTIYEQLTGKIPFKHINDMWMLHVVISKPKLYGKLVKPVIERIIAIVLIVLLIPLFVIIAILIKRDSRGKVFYTQKRVGKDATRFTIVKFRTMVENAESETGITHATENDSRITKLGRLLRKYRMDEIPQLLNVVKGDMSLIGPRPERRFFIKEYEKKIPFYSQRLAVKPGLTGWAQVKYSYANSFEQTEEKLQYDLYYIKNMSFLLDLVVLLKTVQVVLFGSGK
- a CDS encoding FAD-binding protein, translating into MHKTIFSGEKQGEFIETLRRLIGKENVLSELEERVCYAYDGSKQKHKPEVVTRPRTTKHVSDILQFAYSHAIPVCPRGAGSGLTGGSVPVKGGITLDFTQMNQILEIIPENLTATVEPGVVTEVLQNEVAKYKLFYPPDPASVAFCTIGGNVAECSGGITGLKYGVTRDYILSLEVVLANGDIIHTGRKTLKSVTGYDLTRLFIGSEGTLGVFTKITVKLLPLPEKTETLLIYFATARDAITSASRIIANNILPRALEFMDKSSIDCVKGYNQQIQIPEEVGAVLLIDIDGNAASVGIEASSVERIVRENRAVTVLSAKDSRERTMLWDIRRAISPALYTIAPLRINEDICVPRESLLEMLERITDIQSRYTSLKVASFGHIGDGNIHVNVLYKKGDTQQKLAEEMIEEILRNAVELEGTISGEHGIGNVKAKYLSMEIPPQELQIMKDIKKLLDPKGILNPGKIFCDTLDENKYLRT